One Indicator indicator isolate 239-I01 chromosome Z, UM_Iind_1.1, whole genome shotgun sequence genomic window carries:
- the LOC128979393 gene encoding purpurin yields the protein MKYAQYLFLASVFSTVEHSLAQTCAVESFSVKDNFDPKRYAGKWYALAKKDPEGLFLQDNISAEYTVEEDGTMTASSKGRVKLFGFWVICADMAAQYTVPDPTTPAKMYMTYQGLASYLSSGGDNYWVIDTDYDNYAITYACRSLKEDGSCDDGYSLIFSRNPRGLPPAIQRIVRQKQEEICMSGQFQPVLQSGTAR from the exons ATGAAATACGCACAGTACCTTTTCCTGGCCTCAGTGTTCTCCACTGTTGAACATAGCTTAGCTCAGACCTGTGCAGTGGAGTCCTTCTCTGTGAAAGACAACTTTGATCCAAAACGG TATGCAGGGAAATGGTATGCCCTGGCCAAGAAGGATCCTGAAGGCCTTTTCCTTCAGGACAACATCTCTGCCGAATACACTGTGGAGGAAGATGGCACAATGACAGCATCTTCCAAAGGCCGAGTGAAGCTTTTTGG GTTCTGGGTGATCTGTGCTGACATGGCTGCTCAGTATACAGTACCTGACCCAACAACTCCAGCAAAAATGTACATGACCTACCAGGGCCTGGCCAGCTACCTCTCCAGCGGTG GGGACAACTACTGGGTGATTGACACCGACTATGATAACTACGCCATTACCTATGCCTGCCGCAGTCTAAAGGAGGATGGCTCCTGCGATGATGGCTACTCCCTGATCTTCTCACGCAACCCCCGCGGCCTCCCCCCAGCCATCCAGCGCATCGTGCGtcagaagcaggaggaaatCTGCATGTCTGGCCAGTTCCAGCCCGTGCTCCAGTCAGGTACTGCCAGATAA